The Thermococcus alcaliphilus sequence CAGTTCTATCGGAGAGATATCCAAAAGGATACTGGGCTATGCTAGAGGTTAAATTGAAAGCAACGCTCAAAAGCCCGACAAGAAAAAGCGACCCTCCTAGAATTTTCATGTACACCCCGAGGTATGGAAAGGCTATTCCCCAGCTTACATTTGCCAAGAACATTGAAATTGCAAGAAGAAGGAGGTTTCTTTTTCTCTTTTTTCTTATGGAGATTTTTGCAGTGCGCTCTCTAATGATTTGAAGCAGAGAACGTTCCCGCTTCATGTTCTTACCTCCTCAATTTTTGAGGATGTCTCTGATGAGGGCATTTGCTATCTCTTTGTCTATCGCTCCCGCCCTGAGCTCCCTCAATACCCTCTGAATACCAAAGCGTTTTAAAATCGGCGCACTTTTGGTGGCGTTCTTCCACAGAGGACACCCAAAGCCCAATGCGTATTTTCTGCCAAGTATGCTTATTGCTTCCCTTTTATCGAGGGCTAAAAAGGCTGGAAGGTTCAGCTTTATTAGGTCTCCCTCTTTATAAATTGAAATACTTCCAAAGCTGAGCAGATCTCCGGAGGCTACTATTTTTATTCCATTTTTTCTCGCATAGTTCTTAATCGCTTCCATTATCATTGAATGGCATTTTCCACAGATTGGAGCCCTTTTCTTTATTTGAGAGCTTATGACTTCGGCATAGTTTGGAACTTCAACAAAAACTGCCCCATACCCCTGGGCTCTTAGGAGTATTACATCCCTCATTTGGGGGAGTCTTACCATTACCGGAACTACATCGAACCCTGCCCACCTAAGGATTAAAAACGATGCCGTACTGTCACTACCCATTGAAAAAGCCAAAGCAATTTTTTCTTTGATTTTATCTCTATTAAATTCCTTTCCGTAAAGTCTGTAATAAACGAGGGCTTTTAATCTCTCGTAAGCTTCTTCACTAATCTCTCCCCTAACCCGCTCGAGGGCTTCAAGGCTTTGGTGTAAACGATAGGACTTAACAAAGTCGTCTTTTACTGCTTTTATCATCGTGAATGGGTTTAGGGATATGCTTTTAAAGGATTTCTATACGGGGGAACTTTCGCTTAAAACATCACTAATATGTGCCAAAAAGAAAAAGATTATATAAACTGAAACACTCAATTTTCCTTGGTGAGAACATGGCTGAGGAAAAAGCTAGTATCACCAAGATTGTAAGAGACATCGTATCTTCGAGGCCTGCTATCAAAGAGTGCCTAATTTTGGACATAGTAAATTACAGCGCCCTTGCAAGGCTAATCGTCAAGGAGCTTGAGGAAAAAGGGATAAAGACCTCTGTTGGAGCTGTTAAAATGGCATTAATACGAATTGGGGAAGAAACTAAGGGAGAAAGAACATTTTTTGAGGAGAAAATTAGAAAAGTGATAGCAAAAACCGTCATAGAACTGCAGTCTGACCTAACCGTGATAACCTTTAAAAAAGCACCTTTTTTGAACAGGATTGCTCAAACATTTAAAATAATGGAAAATGCCAGATTTTTCCAGCTCACTCAAGGTGTTGAGACATTCACACTGGTTATCTCAAGTGAAGATGCAGAGGACGTTATTAAAATAATTGGAAACCCCGCTATAGTAGATTTAATCGAAGGGCAAACGGCAATAATCCTAATAAGCCCGGATGATATCATTGAAACACCAGGTTTCGTGGCTTTCGTTACATCAGTTCTCTCTTCGGCTGGGATAAACATCACCCAGGTAATCTCATGCCATAAAGACACAATATTTGTGTTGGATAGAAAAGACGCTCCCAAGGCATATCAAGTTCTTGAAGAGCTGATTCTAAAGATGAGGAGAAGGTAGCAACTCACTTTTCGTTGCATTTGCAACATCTTTTGTATATTTTGAAATATAAGTTACAAAAAATATATAAGCTGTTCTATTCATCTTCGCTTGGTGATTTACGTGAGAGTTGTTTTAGCGTACTCTGGAGGTTTGGATACATCGGTTATCCTTAAGCTGATGCAGGAAAAGCTGAACGCCGAGGTGATAACAGTTACAGTAGATGTTGGGCAAAAGGACGATTTCGAAAAAATTGAAGAGAAAGCCCTGAAATTGGGAGCAGTAAAGCACTATACAATCGACGCAAAGGAAGAGTTTGCCAAGAACTACCTAACTAAGGCTATCAAATTTAATGCCCTTTACGAGGACGCTTATCCACTGGCTACAGCACTTGCAAGGCCGTTAATAGCGGAAAAGATTGTTGAAATAGCTAAAAAAGAAAACGCAGATGCAGTAGCCCACGGTTGCACGGGAAAAGGAAACGATCAAGTAAGGTTTGACCTAGCGGTTAAGGCGCTTTACCCCGAAATTCAGATTGTCGCTCCTGTAAGGGAATGGGGACTAACTAGGGATTGGGAAATGGAATATGCAAAGAAAAATGGAATTCCAGTTAAAGAGAAGATTTACAGCATTGACGAAAATCTTTGGGGCAGGAGTATAGAGGGAGGAATACTGGAAGATCCATCCGAAGAGCCTCCAGAAGAAGTTTTTGAGTGGACTCTTTCACCAGAAAAGTCCCCAGAAAAGCCTGAATATGTGACTATTGAGTTCGAAGAAGGAATTCCAGTGGCATTAAACGGAAAAGAAATGGGTCTCGTTGAACTTATAGAAACTTTAAATCTCTTAGCTGGAAAACACGGTGTTGGCAGGATAGACCACATTGAGGACAGGACAGTTGGGATAAAGAGTAGGGAAGTCTATGAAGCCCCAGCTGCTGTGACCTTAATCAAGGCTCACAAAGACCTTGAAAAGTTTGTTCTTACTAAGTGGGTTCTTGAGTTCAAAGAAATAGTAGACTCCAAGTGGGCTTGGCTTGTTTACAATGGCCTCTGGTTTGAGCCTCTAAGGGAAGCACTTGATGCCTTTGTTGATGCAGTAGAGAAAAATGTTAGTGGTACTGTTAAATTGAAGCTCTACAATGGAAACGCCATTGTTGTTGGAAGGGAGTCACAAAACGCATTATATGACCTTGACTTGGCAACGTATGAGAAATCCAAATACGATCAAAAGCGTGCCATAGGGTTTATCGAGCTCTTTGGAATGCAGAGCGTTTTGGCATACAGTACAGCAAGCAAACATAAGCTAAAGGATTTTGAGAGCAAGAAGGCAGCGGAAAAAGTTGCTAGTTAGGTGGTGCTATGTACAGGAAAAATCTGCTTGGCGATATAGATCCGGGTATTCTTTCCTACATCTCTTCAATGAAGGAGGATAAAGAACTGGTTGAGGAAGTTATTGAGAGCCTAATAGCTCATGTGAAGACTCTGCTCTGCCAAGGTGTCGTACCCCAAGAAAAAGGAGAGAGAATATTGAAGGAATTACAAAGCCTTCTCAAAAACCCCTCGGTGTTGTTTGAAATTGAAGCTGAGGACATCCATGAAGCTATTGAAATTTACCTTAAAGAAAAGTTGAAAGAAGATGAAGGATATTTGGCGCTGGGAAAAAGCAGAAATGACCATGTAGCTTCCGCATTAAGGCTAAAGGCGAAAAAACTTCTAATTGAACAGATAATGAGCCTGATAACTTTTAGGGAAGTACTCTTGGAAAAGGCTAAAGCCCATTTAACCACAGTAATGCCCGCGTTCACCCATCTACAACCAGCACAGCCCTCAACTTTTGCCCACTATCTCTGCTACATAGAGGAAACATTATCAACATACACGAAAGCCCTCTTCTTCGCACTTGAGGTGGTTGATGCTTCACCTCTTGGTGCAGGAGCCGTGGGGGGAACAAGCGTACCTTTGGACAGGAAAAAGCTTGCAGAAGGTTTTTTCGGGGGAATTGTCTTCAACACCATAAACGCAACGAGCAACAGGGATTTCTTGGGAATAGTATGTTCGATTAACGTGAATCTTTCAGTATTCCTTTCAAGAATAGCGGAGGATATGGTGGTCTTTTCAACACCTCAGTTTAACTACTTCAAATTCCCGAGTGAGCATTTAGCAACGAGCAGCATGATGCCTCAAAAGAAGAACCCCGTTACTATGGAGATAGCTAGGGCTTGGGGAGCTGAGAGCATAGGCCATCTCGTGGCATTGCTAACTATCTTGAAAGGTTTGCCAACAGGGTATAATTTGGACATGCAGGAAGCAAACAAGCATGCCTTAAAGATACTAAAAGGAACCCTCACCACCATCAGGATTTTTGTCGATCTTTTCGCTAAAATCGAAGTCAATAATGAGAACTTGCTGAGGGATGCTAGGGTATTTCCCATTTTAGCTACAGACATTGCCGAAAAGATTGCTTTGGAGAGTGGAAGACCGTATAGGGAAGTTTATGGAGAGATAGCAAGGCTCGTGAGGGACTCAAAAAGTACTGAGGAATTCTACAACAAGGTTCGGGAAAAATACGGCATCAAAGTAAGCTTGAAGGAGGGTATTAAAAAACCTGTTGTGGGTTCCCCAAATCCCGAGAAAACCAAAGAGTACATAGGTATTGCAGAAAAAATTATTGAAGATGATTTAAATAAGATAAATGGCTTGCTAAAAGCAATAGAGGGGGATTTTGAGTGAAAGCTTACTTGCTGTTGCAGGATGGAACCATTATAGAGGGTAAAGGTTTTGGAGCTGAAGGGGTTAAGTTTGGGGAAGTTGTTTTCACGACGTCAATGGTTGGTTATCCGGAATCACTAACAGATCCATCTTACAAAGGGCAGATTCTGGTTATGACATATCCATTAATCGGAAACTATGGTGTTCCGAGCAAGAAAATCAAGGAAAACGGAATTCCGGTTCACTATGAATCTGATAAGATTCAAGTTGAAGGATACGTAGTTTCAAAGCTCATGCGGCCAAGCCATTGGGCAAGTGAAATGAGCCTTGAAAAGTGGCTTAAGAAGGAAGGAGTCCCGGGCATAGAAGGGGTGGATACAAGGGCTCTGGTAAAGAAGATTCGAGAGACGGGGGTTATGATGGGAGCCTTGGCGGTGGGTAACTACGAAAAGGAAGAACTTGGAGAGATAATGGAGAAGCTCAGGAGGGTAAATTACGATAAAATGAACTTTGTTGAGGAAGTTACTCCAAAAAAACCAATAATCCACGAACCTAAAGACTATGAAAAAACCGTTGTTGTCATTGACTGCGGGATTAAGTACGGCATACTTAGGGAGCTCTTAAAAAGGAAGTTCAAAGTTATTAGGGTGCCATGCACTTATGATCCCATCCAAGCCTTTGAAGAGTTCGATGCTGAAGGAATACTTCTAAGCAATGGTCCAGGGAATCCATCTGTTTTAGAGGGGTTAATAGCAAAAGCAGAGGCAATAATTGAATACAGCGTGCCCACACTTGGAATATGTTTAGGCAGTCAGATACTGGCCTTGGCTGATGGAGGAGAGATTTACAAGCTTAAATATGGCCATAGGGGGATTAACAAGCCCGTAAAAGATCTAAAAACTAGAAAAGCCTTTGTTACGACTCAAAACCACGGCTACGCTGTAAAGCCCGATAGCTTAAACGAATTTAAGGTGTGGATGATTAATCTAGATGACGGAAGCGTTGAGGGTATTTATCATCCCAATAAGCCTATTATTGCAACTCAGTTCCATCCAGAGGCTTCTCCTGGACCTCTGGACTCTACGTGGGTTTTCGATCTCTTCTCAAAGCTAATTAAAGGTGATTCTCATGGTATCTAAGGTTTTGGTTCTAGGCTCGGGGGCAATAAAAATCGGCGAGGCAGCTGAATTCGACTATAGCGGCAGTCAAGCACTCAAGGCCCTTAGGGAGGAGGGTATTGAGACTATCTTAATCAATCCTAACGTTGCTACAATCCAGACAAGCCATGAACTCGCTGATAAGGTTTATCTCCTGCCGTTAGATGTCAAATTTGTTGAAGAAGTAATAAGGAAGGAGAAACCGGACGGTATCTTGCTAGGATTTGGAGGGCAGAGTGCTCTATCTTTAGGTGTGAAGCTCCATGAGGCTGGTATACTGCAGAAATACGGGGTTGAAGTTCTTGGGACACCTGTGGGAGGCATAGAAAAGGCATTAGATAGGGAAAAGTTCAGAGAAACCATGGTAAAGGCAGGTCTTCCCGTACC is a genomic window containing:
- a CDS encoding argininosuccinate synthase; protein product: MHLRLVIYVRVVLAYSGGLDTSVILKLMQEKLNAEVITVTVDVGQKDDFEKIEEKALKLGAVKHYTIDAKEEFAKNYLTKAIKFNALYEDAYPLATALARPLIAEKIVEIAKKENADAVAHGCTGKGNDQVRFDLAVKALYPEIQIVAPVREWGLTRDWEMEYAKKNGIPVKEKIYSIDENLWGRSIEGGILEDPSEEPPEEVFEWTLSPEKSPEKPEYVTIEFEEGIPVALNGKEMGLVELIETLNLLAGKHGVGRIDHIEDRTVGIKSREVYEAPAAVTLIKAHKDLEKFVLTKWVLEFKEIVDSKWAWLVYNGLWFEPLREALDAFVDAVEKNVSGTVKLKLYNGNAIVVGRESQNALYDLDLATYEKSKYDQKRAIGFIELFGMQSVLAYSTASKHKLKDFESKKAAEKVAS
- a CDS encoding ACT domain-containing protein, whose amino-acid sequence is MAEEKASITKIVRDIVSSRPAIKECLILDIVNYSALARLIVKELEEKGIKTSVGAVKMALIRIGEETKGERTFFEEKIRKVIAKTVIELQSDLTVITFKKAPFLNRIAQTFKIMENARFFQLTQGVETFTLVISSEDAEDVIKIIGNPAIVDLIEGQTAIILISPDDIIETPGFVAFVTSVLSSAGINITQVISCHKDTIFVLDRKDAPKAYQVLEELILKMRRR
- the carA gene encoding glutamine-hydrolyzing carbamoyl-phosphate synthase small subunit, which gives rise to MKAYLLLQDGTIIEGKGFGAEGVKFGEVVFTTSMVGYPESLTDPSYKGQILVMTYPLIGNYGVPSKKIKENGIPVHYESDKIQVEGYVVSKLMRPSHWASEMSLEKWLKKEGVPGIEGVDTRALVKKIRETGVMMGALAVGNYEKEELGEIMEKLRRVNYDKMNFVEEVTPKKPIIHEPKDYEKTVVVIDCGIKYGILRELLKRKFKVIRVPCTYDPIQAFEEFDAEGILLSNGPGNPSVLEGLIAKAEAIIEYSVPTLGICLGSQILALADGGEIYKLKYGHRGINKPVKDLKTRKAFVTTQNHGYAVKPDSLNEFKVWMINLDDGSVEGIYHPNKPIIATQFHPEASPGPLDSTWVFDLFSKLIKGDSHGI
- a CDS encoding ATPase — protein: MIKAVKDDFVKSYRLHQSLEALERVRGEISEEAYERLKALVYYRLYGKEFNRDKIKEKIALAFSMGSDSTASFLILRWAGFDVVPVMVRLPQMRDVILLRAQGYGAVFVEVPNYAEVISSQIKKRAPICGKCHSMIMEAIKNYARKNGIKIVASGDLLSFGSISIYKEGDLIKLNLPAFLALDKREAISILGRKYALGFGCPLWKNATKSAPILKRFGIQRVLRELRAGAIDKEIANALIRDILKN
- the argH gene encoding argininosuccinate lyase; protein product: MYRKNLLGDIDPGILSYISSMKEDKELVEEVIESLIAHVKTLLCQGVVPQEKGERILKELQSLLKNPSVLFEIEAEDIHEAIEIYLKEKLKEDEGYLALGKSRNDHVASALRLKAKKLLIEQIMSLITFREVLLEKAKAHLTTVMPAFTHLQPAQPSTFAHYLCYIEETLSTYTKALFFALEVVDASPLGAGAVGGTSVPLDRKKLAEGFFGGIVFNTINATSNRDFLGIVCSINVNLSVFLSRIAEDMVVFSTPQFNYFKFPSEHLATSSMMPQKKNPVTMEIARAWGAESIGHLVALLTILKGLPTGYNLDMQEANKHALKILKGTLTTIRIFVDLFAKIEVNNENLLRDARVFPILATDIAEKIALESGRPYREVYGEIARLVRDSKSTEEFYNKVREKYGIKVSLKEGIKKPVVGSPNPEKTKEYIGIAEKIIEDDLNKINGLLKAIEGDFE